From Passer domesticus isolate bPasDom1 chromosome 5, bPasDom1.hap1, whole genome shotgun sequence, the proteins below share one genomic window:
- the RAD52 gene encoding DNA repair protein RAD52 homolog — translation MPESQGKDSESYSSSSSSSNTGDPVASFGQYQYTASEHRAIQHALRQRLGPDYISSRQAGGGQKVCYIEGHKVISLANEMFGFNGWAHSVTQQNVDFVDLNNGRFYVGVCAFVKVQLKDGSYHEDVGYGVSEGLKSKALSLEKARKEAVTDGLKRALKCFGNALGNCILDKDYLRAVNKLPRQVPPELDLVKAKMQDYEPEIEQARYSSYVERQSAAGRQHCEVTPGCKPGQTEAAVTADQKQPNAPRSTDSLAMECDATYQRKLRQKRLQQQFREQMQKKQQVPGVTPSSKQAKSDAPAKHSTPAEVQQELAIEEEFFADDPELWDISLESTDLKVTGAKTSEPCPAAQQAPETPRGHRAMSARCRTPHRGSQLRAAARLAQLQPPAAAPSTSCAHQHSPGCSPLRRSQSLKKRRLEPT, via the exons ATGCCTGAGAGCCAGGGGAAGGACAGTGAgagctacagcagcagcagcagcagctccaacaCTGGGGACCCAGTGGCTTCCTTTGGACAG TACCAATACACAGCCAGCGAGCACCGAGCCATTCAGCACGCGCTGCGGCAGAGGCTGGGCCCAGACTACATCAGCAGCCGGCAGGCAGGAGGAGGCCAAAAG GTCTGTTACATTGAGGGTCACAAGGTCATCAGTCTGGCCAATGAAATGTTTGGCTTCAATGGCTGGGCTCACTCAGTCACTCAGCAGAATGTTG ACTTTGTTGACCTCAACAATGGCAGGTTCTACGTGGGTGTCTGTGCTTTTGTGAAAGTTCAGCTTAAG GATGGGTCATACCATGAGGATGTGGGCTATGGCGTCAGTGAAGGCCTGAAGTCTAAAGCCTTATCCTTAGAAAAGGCAAGAAAGGAGGCAGTAACAGATGGACTGAAGAGAGCACTCAA GTGCTTTGGGAATGCTCTTGGGAACTGCATCCTGGACAAGGACTACCTGCGCGCCGTGAACAAGCTTCCCCGGCAg GTACCCCCTGAGTTAGACTTGGTCAAAGCTAAAATGCAGGACTATGAGCCTGAAATAGAGCAAGCAAGATACAGCAGCTATGTGGAAAGGCAGAGTGCAGCAGGGAGACAGCACTGTGAGGTGACACCTGGCTGTAAGCCTGGCCAGacagaggctgctgtgacagcagACCAGAAACAGCCCAATGCTCCCAG AAGCACAGACTCCCTGGCCATGGAGTGTGATGCCACCTACCAGAGGAAGCTGCGCCAGAagcggctgcagcagcagttccgGGAGCAGatgcagaagaagcagcaggtCCCAGGAGTCACTCCCAGCAGCAAACAGG CAAAATCCGATGCTCCTGCGAAGCACAGCACTCCAGCAGAAGTGCAACAGGAGCTGGCCATAGAAGAGGAGTTCTTTGCAG ATGATCCTGAACTTTGGGACATTTCCTTGGAGAGCACTGACCTGAAGGTAACAGGTGCCAAGACATcagagccctgcccagctgcacagCAGGCTCCCGAGACCCCCCGTGGCCATCGGGCGATGAGCGCGCGCTGCAGGACACCCCACAGGggctcccagctcagagctgctgccaggctggctcagctgcagccccctgctgcagcccccagcaccagctgtgcccaccagcacagcccag GGTGCAGCCCCCTCAGGAGAAGTCAGAGCTTGAAGAAAAGGAGACTGGAACCTACGTGA